A genomic region of Gymnogyps californianus isolate 813 chromosome 12, ASM1813914v2, whole genome shotgun sequence contains the following coding sequences:
- the UBA2 gene encoding SUMO-activating enzyme subunit 2: MSVPVSGPLRSELAEAVAQARLLVVGAGGIGCELLKDLVLTGFSNIDVIDLDTIDVSNLNRQFLFQKKHVGRSKSQVAKESVLQFYPEANIIAYHDSIMNPDYNVEFFRQFTLVMNALDNRAARNHVNRMCLAADVPLIESGTAGYLGQVTVIKKGVTECYECHPKPTQKTFPGCTIRNTPSEPIHCIVWAKYLFNQLFGEEDADQEVSPDRADPEAAWEPAEAEARARASNEDGEIKRVSTKEWAKSTGYDPVKLFTKLFKDDIRYLLTMDKLWRKRKPPVPLDWVEVQNQEKNIPDQQNESSTVLKDQQVLDVRSYAHLFSKSVETLRLHLAEKGDGAELIWDKDDPSAMDFVTSAANLRMHVFSMNMKSRFDIKSMAGNIIPAIATTNAVIAGLIVLEGLKILSGKIDQCRTIFLNKQPNPRKKLLVPCALDPPNPNCYVCASKPEVTVKLNVHKVTVLTLQDKIVKEKFAMVAPDVQIDDGKGTILISSEEGETEANNHRKLSDFGIRNGTRLQADDFLQDYTLLINVLHSEDLEKDVEFEVVGDTPEKVGPKPSEPTSKNITNGSDDGAQPSTSTAPDQDDLLIVDSEDEGTSSNVDDDMEDKSRKRKLEDKECVSTKRARTEQTEEQDEIIALD; encoded by the exons ATTGATTTGGATACTATTGATGTCAGCAATCTCAACAGGcagtttttgtttcaaaagaagcATGTTGGAAGATCAAAATCACAG gttGCCAAGGAAAGCGTGTTACAGTTTTATCCAGAAGCTAATATTATAGCTTACCATGATAGCATCATGaa ccCTGACTATAACGTAGAGTTCTTCCGCCAGTTTACGTTGGTTATGAATGCTCTGGATAACAGAG CTGCCCGTAACCATGTGAACAGGATGTGTCTGGCTGCTGATGTTCCTCTTATAGAGAGTGGAACTGCAGGCTACCTTGGACAAGTAACAGTTATTAAAAAG GGAGTGACAGAATGTTATGAATGTCATCCTAAACCAACTCAGAAGACTTTTCCAGGCTGCACAATCCGAAATACGCCATCGGAACCTATCCATTGCATTGTGTGGGCTAAGTATTTGTTCAa CCAGTTGTTTGGAGAAGAAGATGCTGATCAAGAAGTCTCTCCTGACAGAGCTGATCCTGAAGCTGCCT GGGagccagcagaagcagaagccaGAGCACGAGCATCCAATGAAGATGGTGAGATTAAACGTGTTTCAACTAAGGAGTGGGCTAAATCAACTGGATACGATCCAGTTAAACTTTTTACTAAG CTTTTCAAAGATGACATTAGATATCTGCTAACAATGGATAAGctgtggaggaaaagaaagcctCCAGTGCCACTGGACTGGGTTGAGGTACAAAATCAAG agaaaaacataccTGACCAGCAAAATGAATCCTCCACAGTCTTGAAGGATCAGCAGGTTCTCGATGTCAGGAGCTATGCACACTTATTTTCAAAGAGTGTTGAAACCCTGAGACTTCACCTGGCTGAGAAGGGTGATGGAGCAGAGCTTATATGGGATAAG GATGACCCTTCTGCAATGGATTTTGTCACTTCTGCTGCGAATCTCAGGATGCATGTTTTCAGTATGAATATGAAGAGCAGATTTGATATCAAGT CAATGGCAGGAAATATTATCCCAGCTATAGCTACTACTAATGCAGTAATAGCTGGTCTGATAGTGCTGGAGGGTTTGAAGattttatcaggaaaaataGATCAGTGTAGAACG ATTTTTCTGAACAAGCAGCCAAATCCCAGAAAGAAGCTATTGGTTCCTTGTGCTTTGGACCCACCAAATCCTAACTGCTATGTATGTGCAAGTAAGCCAGAAGTGACTGTGAAACTTAATGTACACAAAGTTACTGTGTTAACACTCCAGGATAAG atagtgaaagaaaaatttgctaTGGTAGCACCAGATGTACAAATAGATGATGGAAAAGGAACTATTCTTATCTCTTcagaagaaggagaaacagaag CAAATAACCACAGGAAATTATCAGACTTTGGAATTCGAAATGGCACTCGACTACAAGCAGATGATTTCCTGCAGGACTATACGCTGTTAATCAATGTGCTTCATAG tgaagacCTAGAAAAAGATGTAGAATTTGAAGTTGTTGGTGATACCCCTGAAAAAGTTGGCCCTAAACCGTCAGAACCAACATCCAAGAACATTACGAATGGTAGTGATGATGGAGCGCAACCCTCAACATCAACAG CTCCAGATCAAGACGATCTATTGATTGTTGATTCTGAAGATGAAGGTACGTCAAGCAATGTTGATGATGATATGGAAGACAAAAGCCGCAAGAGAAAACTAGAAGATAAAGAGTGCGTCAGTACAAAGAGAGCGCGTACTGAGCAGACAGAAGAGCAAGATGAAATTATAGCGTTAGACTGA